The following nucleotide sequence is from Solea senegalensis isolate Sse05_10M linkage group LG19, IFAPA_SoseM_1, whole genome shotgun sequence.
cacacatgtatgtatgtacacatatatatatatgtatatgtatatatatatatatatatatatatatatatatatatatatatatatatataaggtttaaaaacaaagtgccAGGTGACCTTGATGTGACGGTTCATGGCAGTGGACTGAGCAGCTCTGACCAGGCCCTCCAGTTCTGCACCACTGTAGTTTTTGGTCTCGGCTGCCAGCTCAATGATGTCGACGTCTGGTGCCAGGAGATTGTAGCCTCGCATCTTGCTGGTGTGAATGTTCAGGATCTGCACGCGGCCCTTCTCATCGGGCAAACCTGGAGattggaggatgaagcagttaGTACTAAATCCCAATGTTCTTCCCAATGAGGTTTGGAGATTCATCAGTTGTCAGGGTCAGTGATTTAGTCCGTGGCGGGTTCAGTCTCTCCAAACTTGACACTTTTTTGACCCCATGGTAAGAAATTCCTCCATTATTTCAAACTGTTGATTGATCCCTCGAATGAAAGCAAATAGCTGGGCTGCATCCTGGATATCGGTGCTCTCATCCAGTCCAGCGAGATTTGACAGCTCAGCAGACATTTCTTCATCAATTACTTCCACATGCTGAGTGACTGTGCGGCAAGACATACTAACACTGAAAGACTGTCCTTTATTGCCGGGACACATGACAGCTGCCTCTGCCATACAGGCTTTCACAAATTCACCATCCGAGAAAGGATCGCTACTGAAACACGGCGGAGCTCATTTCAGGCTCAGTTATTGATATATAAATTCTACAAACGAAAATGGGCTATATCGCTgacgaccagctatttgtccacagacttccctcgcaaaatccacacaggactgaggcaaaagaggctccgctgtcgtgtttgtttctgcaaccttgtcaatcaaaaactggttctgcctttcagacagttccagCAAATCATCGCCCGACTGCTCCATTGACAccgagagaagctgagcttgcCTGGAAGTGACGTGTTTGCCTCATTTGCCCAGTCACCGTGaagctcaccgcagtgaaaGTAACCTACAGTATTCTGTGCCATCCCATAGCGAAATCCCATGGTTTTAATGCAGAGTCTGCTACGGGAACGCGAAAATCACGCAAGACGATCCGTCATCCATCTAGGACAAGTTTAgtattgaaatataaatacaacacagtacattaTTTCATGATATTTGAGAGGAaactgagcttcccttgctgtatTAGAGCTACTGGTAAaatacactgagaaacacatgttagctaaagaaaaaaagacagagcaaCACTCACCAATTTCCATCTTGACCTCAAACCTTCCAGGCCTCATCAGAGCATCATCTATCAGGTCAGGTCTGTTGGTCATACCTGGAGACAGAATGACAGACACATATTTACTGTCTTTCCTGATGTTTATTTGACCTAATTTGTTTCAGGTGACATCTGAACAGGAGTTAACAGTAATGAAGTGcaatgaaatgtgcaatttaaGGTTCAATGTGTAATTAGGAGGGTTCTTTGGATGaaattgaatataatatattgaatatataatatataatatatatatataacatttagtTTGCGTTGTCTTTTGTACTGTAGACCAGgaccttgctttacagagacCATAATCTTGCACCGCCATGATTCTTCAGCAGCATGATTCTACTGTTTGACTTAGATTTTCATCTGTTCCTCTTGAGTCCAGTACAGGTAACATTTGAGCAATTGTTTGAGTTATTGATTATTGGGATTTGGCTTTTGGTATTTATTAAATGATATTAATTAGAATCCTAGTGAGGGTCCTCATTTGATGCCTGTACAATATGTGAACTCTCTCCTTGAAACAAGTATGTTACAATTGGCGTTAACACTTTTAACTCAAAACACGGACTGATTAATGAACTATCAAGATAGTTGGTGATTCATTTgttaatgaattcattcattagttGCTGCAGGCCAGGTTGCAAGTGTGTCGTTTGATTTGAGGGGAGAAATGTGTCCCCGCTCTTGTATAATGTATCATAAAACCGTAAAGGTCGATGATTCGGATCTGATTCTACGTACCAATGACCAGGATGTTATTGAGCTGCTCCACACCGTCAATCTTGGACAGAAGCTGGTTGACCACAGTGTCGTGCACGCCCGTGCTGCTGGCTCCTGTGCCTCTCTGCTTGCAGATGGCGTCCAGCTCATCAAAGATGATAATATGGAGTCCACTGTTGGCTCCCAGCTGGGGAAGGATTGAATTTAGAAGTGTTAATGTCTGTGGGAGTTTTTCCAATCAAACATAGAAAGTACACTACACCTCTCTCACcctcttctgctcctcctccgcCTCAGCAAACAGCTTGCGGATGTTGGCCTCAGACTCTCCCACGTACTTGTTGAGGATCTCTGGGCCATTGACGACTTTTGGCTCTCGGGCGTTGAGCATCTTCCCGATCTGCCTGGCCATCAGTGTTTTACCACAGCCTGGAGGGCCGAACAGCAAGATGCCCTTCACATGCTTACACcctgaaaacaaaaggaagtCCCGGGGGTTTAGAGGATGAAAGAAGTGTTAGGAATGACCGTGTAGCGGCTGGACTTTAAGTCAGGAGGCTGGAGGCAGCAAATTGTGAACCACACGTGGCTTTCGGTCCTGTTTTCAGCAGCATGAGATCTCCCTTGTGATGTGTGGTGACAATACAGACATTAATAAACTAGTTAGAGCAAACACCCTGGAAAGGAGACACAGCAGAGGTACGTGCACTGAGGAGACATTGCTCAAACTCACGGTTACATTTCAATCATCATTTGATTTAGGTTCAATTACAATGAACTTATCTCACTCAGGAAACTCATTAAATATTTGTGGTCTAACAGGACTGGACTTTAATTCAAGGCCTCCACACAATCACACTGCCAcattaacaattaaataaacCAATTAACCTTTCTTTTAACCCCacgtcttaaaaaaaacaacgtagTAATGAATAAGAAATTAAATAGTGGAAGACGGGAGGAGtaagatgtggaaaaaaagatttagatttagtgAGGGATGCAGGAGATAAAGAAAGGAATGTAGAGGTCAAAAGTGTAGAGGGAAAGAGAATAGATGATTGCAtcttatgtgttttatgtgctttgagccagagggagagaaaaatggTTTCATAAAATGCATCATGAAACACCATAcgagtgtgcgtgtgagagaacCAGAGAGAGGATCGTTGCTCTCGCTGTGACTAATCCATTTTCttcaattgtattattatatataacattttgcTGCCACAGGGAAGAACACCGTACCCAGGCGTACTAGTGGAGGTCAAACATGGCCAACACTGgccattaaataaaaatacatttcttccCTTTGTCatgatgtgtatttttgttgttgttttaggtCGTAGTTTTCTTCAGTGTACATGTTTAACTGCCCTAGTTTCTGAAGCCATACATACTGGAACTGGAAGTCTGAGGAGTTATTGTTAGTTTCTGGTCTTCTCTAAAAGagcatgatgtcaattttgtaaatgatgttctcatTTAGATGAAAAAGGAGGATAACGCACGTTATAAACATTAGTGTGATTGAAAGCTGGTTTCAACAATAGGAAAGAGCCTTGATGCAAATCTCAAGGATTCACAACaagagtttgttgtgttgcAACCAGACGATTACGTCTTCTTTTTATATTATGGGTGACGGTCCACACAAGGGTGggtatatttaaaaaatccaCAATTAAAAATCCACAATTAAAATAGCAGTGCCTATGTTGAACTCATTCTAAACAATTCAATAAAAATTcaataataaaagtgttaatGCTATGACAATTCCCTGTCTCTGTATGTCAGGCTGCTCTGCAACAAGAGAGGACAAAGAAAGGTTGTCTGTATTATTCTGTAACACATAAAATATGTCAAGTGATCTTAAGTTTCATACCCATCTGCTCCACGATGTCGGGAGGGAAGACACGAGATGCAAAGGCTCTGCGGAAGATGTCAGAGAATTCCTTGTCCAGACCTCCAATTCCCATCTTCTCAAAGTTCCAGTCTGGGTTAATGATGGTCTGTCGTGCCTCCTTGGTCTTGGCCTTACCTGTGGAAAAACAGAAGGGAACAACTCAGCTTACACGTGTcagaatttgaaaataaaagcagcataaCATACATATGTGAAATGCCATGTGTAAGGACGTCTGTGTGTTGATGGTGTGATTTAGATATTTGTGATTGTCAAAGGATAAAACTGCCATCTTGTGGCCAAATTATATAACGCCTCTCATTGCTGTCATGGCATATTTTTCATGCAGACGTTCATGTCATTTTCTACATCCTAAACGAACCTAAAGTTAATTTCAAGGCCACTCAAAGTTATTACCTATAGGCAGGTTTCAGTGGGCTGTTTCTATTCCTCAATCACCAAGGCACAGAAGAGTCATGTAAAGGTTTcgcacatttatttccatccACATTCATGCAATCAGATCGACAACATGTGATCACTAAATACTTTAATTACTGTGTTAGAGTGACCTCTCCTGGCGAAAAGCAAGGCTGCAGTCAAATTAGGCAGACTTGATGGTGGACAGGAGGCTTTTATTTACACGCTTTTGTTGTGGAGAATCTTTTCTCTGATCAGCCTTGGATTtaaagtgtctttgttttgaaaattcTCTGATTTGAGAGGTTGGATGAGCTTGTGTAACTATAGCAGGGGGTGATTATGTGAAATCAAAAGATTCTATTGTTTTTTCAACAgcttattttttcttttggctcACAACGCCTCCACATTTGGAAAACACTCACAAGGAACAGTGCCAGTGAATCACCTGATTGAATCATGAACAAATGTGACATGATTTTTTTCGCACTAAAGCAAGTTTTGAAGCCGTGGGTTTATGGGATTGTAGTTCGGGGTTTAAAGCGAGCTTTAGTGTCACACTAGTTAACTCCTTAACTGTTGAGATATTACACTGTAACATGTAATCCTGCATTAATCATTTACACTAAAGGAACTCAATACTGGCTCCTACAACCATAACAACCTTAAAAACCTACAGATTTTGAGGTCAGTACACAGAAGTGCACAGAAGACACATACCGACTAGTGTGAGGGAAGAACTCTCTGCCTTCTCAAATATCACCTGGCTGTTGCCCACCATCAGCCCGACGTCGATCTGTCAGAAGAAATACAGCCACAGTCAAGTTTGTGATGCATTCAGAAGATGTAGAAACATTACACCCCAGCTTTATCTTTTCTTCACCTCACTTCCAACATCATACACCATGTTAAACCAGTCAAATGCAGCACATGCTCATGTTTAGTGACCACTATTGCTTTTCTGGTGATGCAAAAACTTTGCAGTGGTCACATAGTCCAGAGGGGTGTTTAAAGTGTATGACTGAGGCCTGTGTGTTCTATACTTGAGCAGGTGAGTACCATGTGTCCTGTGTCAGCTATGTTCCAATAATCTTGccagatttttttgtgtgtgatctGTCATTAtagtttgttagttagttagtgtgGCATTTGTATATCTATTATCTTTCTCTGAATTCCCGAtataaatctcagaattctggctttattatcattattattattattattattataataatatattatttatttcccaAAAAGTGTCACGTGGCCCTAATCCTCCACCACAGAAGTATACTTCTCccagtgtttgtattttcacaTCTTACGTGTTTCTTTTATGTTAATACCACAAcattaatgaatataaataaattaaaatgtgatacTAATTATTCACTAAAAGATGATAAACGGcagcatactgtatatcatttaACAATGTATGCCACTGTATGATTTAAAATGCCTTTGACCTGATTTAATGACAGAACAATGAAGCCGGTGCTTTATTAATTTGAACTATATGATGGAGGGGTAACGTGTTTGTTCTGGATAATCAATGAAATCCCACAGGTGCCAGAATTCAACCGCAGTGAATAATAATCGATCACCGACTGTACTGCGTGGAACTCTGAGGCAGAAACCGCAGAACAACTGGTTACCTTCTGCGGTTTCTTTGCTGAGGCTGCCTCTCCTTTCAGGATGCTGGCATCCATCGCCTCGATGTCCTTCACCACCAGGCCGAACAGCTTATCGCAGAAACTGAACACTagctgagggacagagaggcAAGACCACCATCAGAAACCCTACAGACCGACAGCAAAAATGTTTGAAACTTTGAGGTAATAAAATCTTCAAAACCTGCTGGGTGACAGAGAAGGCCTGGTTGTTGAACTGCTGGATGAACTCGGCAGCCATCTTGTCCGAGTCATAGGGAGAGGAGTCGGTGCTCTTCTTCTGCAGGAAGTCAATTTCGATTGTCATGGCGCCAATGCACTGCTTGGACTTGTCAAATGTATAGTTGGACactgcatgacacacacacacacacacaaaaagcaaatgaacaatatgtatatgaaaataaatgtaatttaacgACTAGATTAGAATTATTTTCTAAttgtacaattttttttaatgttcattGTAAAGTGGTTTTAATTATAAATCCTTGGGGTCAaccatttaatgtttaatgtctcTCTTAACGTCTTTGCTTCACATttgatgacacaaaaaaaggtgtttgaatttaatttaaaggtttttctGTCAGTGAGGTTTTTTTGATGATTATGAGGCATCATTGCCTTCCAAAAATGGAAAGTTATGGTCCCTCTCCCAACTTGAATAACAGGGCAGACTTATTAGTGCTGCTAATCAAAAACGGCTCCAGGCCTCACCAAATATACTGTCACCCATGTCTAAGACATAAAGTCAGCTTTCGAGGTACCTCAAATGTAACAAGGATAAACAATGTCAGTAAATTTGAGGATAACAGGAGAGTTAAATAATCCTCTAAGCTAAGAAACTGAATATAAAGAAATGAAGTTGTGTAAGCACAAACTACCATTCCACCCGGATACAATCTTTTAttcccttgtcttttttaaGCTAATAAAACtgcttcttttgtctttttcatggcagacatgttgacatgtaacagtaggaaaagcacaggtgctAATAATCAAATTGAGTCTTCAGTTTAGTGACTTACCTGCTGCCTCTCTGTCCTGACTGCACCTAACTAGATAATGTTATCAATGACACCTGTGCTAATCCTGTTAGcgcatgtcaaaatgtctgctgtgaagaAGACACATTCAGCATTGTTCCATTTTTAGCATGTAATTTTTAGCATGTAAACATATTGTATAcacaaggcttttatttttatcaagtcagctaaaaaataaaataagagaaaagAATAGAACACCTAAACCGGTTCATAGAGCTAATATTAGCTTCATTAGCAAATAAGCTACTGAAAGCTATAACTGCAGCTAGTGGGATAAATAGTGTTTGAGAATTCATATAATACAATTTATGCTGTTGTATACAAGCCTGTGAGGCTAAAAGAATGACTAATCAGATTAACAGAGctcaatttaaacaaacaagtattgttttatttgtgtattgtTTGAATAAGAGTATCCTTCCATATTTTCATTAACTTTATTTCTGCAGTCAATACCACAGTTAAGCCATAAACTTAggttttttatctcataaacaTCTCAGCTCaagtttttatttgctttattcaGTGACACAGAACCCTCTGTCAGATCATCTTCTAAAGATTATCACTTAAGCTCTTTTTTTACCACAACAATGTTACGGATTATGGATTAATTTTGTAAACTGACCTTAATATGCagtccttttattttattcagttttcctgtgtatgtatatatgaatatttgcCAATATACAATTaatattttgtcatgttttcaatCCCTTattcacagttttcttttaaattttaattatttcaaatgttcttCCCTTTAAATATTGTACCCTGTGGGTTTCTGTATCTCATCATTACATCACTTCTTGCATTTACATTGTATTTTCATATGTGcgaacacacagaaataaaaaaatacaaataaaatctggtTCTCTTTGTGTACAGGTAATCATCAAACTGAGGGTTTTGTACCTTCCACCTCCTGACCAATGGAGAGACCGGCCCATTTCCtctaaaagagaaagaaagatctATTAGGACACCTTGAGCAATGACCCCACATATGACCATCTCTAGGTGTGTGTGCATCGTTAGGacctgtggttaggttaaagttagggttaagtattaactggttatggttagagtaaggcataatgctttgtttaggttgtccaaatgaatgggaaTGTGCCTGTGTGCACATTATGTACCTGCGGCAGGCTGAAGGCGATACTTCCAGGTGCCACAGTGTGGTGGGTCTTGACTGTAAATGCAAACTTGTGGTTGGGCGTTGTCTTCACAGTCACGTGTCTGCAGAGAGGGAACACTGTTACAGAACATGTGAGCTGCATCTTTTATCACCTCTAGGCTGTACAAATTCtcctaattaaaaaaatgtatttaaacaaGACAATGGCCAACTTTTCTTTCATAGAACATGAATGGAGAGTGCAGAATGAATGCAATTATTGTATgccaataatatatataattataaattataattataataaatataattatgttCATTCCTGAACATAATGTCTTTGAACATTTATTGTGGAAAATGTCAATCCTATCAGTTGAGGTCAAGGTATTTTGATTATAATTTCCACACTATGTATGAACAATCAGGATTAAATCAAATTAGCATTCTCTATTTATACTCTTCTCTACATTGGCAGCAAACAAGTCAAGCCCAACAAAGACATATTCTTGTAAAAATCAGTATTTATGCAGATGATTTGAGacatgtttataataataattattattattattattattgttattaataatactaataataataataataacaaattacaAAGCTGCATAAAGAATCACAGAGTGAGTTTAATTTATTCCACTTATCTCAGGAGCTGGATTTGTTTAGAGACCATGCAACACAGTTTAATATGCCATTACAGACACATTACTGACGACCTGTGATTGGATAATATCTGATGGTTACTAAGATACCAGCTCTTCCTTCTCAGATGAACTTTTCTACAACACTAATTAAAGATTAGTAGGtagataattgtttttttttatgaagctAAACACCCAGATTATAATACATTACAAATCATTGCAGTGGTTGAAGAGGTGCCTTCATTCCACAGGTTTCCTTGTGTGTCATGCTGTAAGTCACTGCAGGCCATCTACAATGagctttaaatatttattaagaCCCGTTTTAATTTGCAATAAACAACAGTGGTATTGAGACAAATAACAACCAGAGTTGACTAATACCAAAGTGTGAAGAGCTATTTGCTGTTAGTTAGTGCAATAAAGACAAAGCTGCAGTTGCCATGGCAATAAAATAGAGGATAAAACTGAGATGATAATCCATGCAAAGAGAAATCAGGGCTTTTATTGCATGCAGTCCATGGAGGGAAATGTATGCAAGAAACTGAAGAAATAAAGTCATGTGTCATTTACTGATTCCATCACTGAAACTTTGTAACATTTGCTAAAAAAAGTGCTATACCAATAAAGTTTATaattacttattattatatataagtcAATTGGAAATCAAATAACATCAAATATCTAATGTTTTAAAGCTGgcatttcttttcttgtttaGTTTCATGGAGTTGTTGCAGACTTTAGTATGAAATCGAGACTTTCTTACCACCCATCTTATCCACAATAGTAATATCATCATGCTGAAAAGCGGTTGATCTTTCATCATCATTACaacataaaaccaaataaacaaactgcaCGTTGGCGCAGCTCCACGTCAGATTATCGACCGTGACCTTCAAGTTGACTGATGTGCGATAACGTGATGGGTGTTTAAGCGAATGATAAAACGATCACAGTGCTCCTGCATTGACAAACCCATAGATGAATAGGGCGATAAGGACGACTCACTGTCCGGACTGCAGATCCTTCTCGCTCACCACGGCACAATTAGTCAGCGACAGCTCATCTGTCGGGCATCGCGCCGCTTGCATTGtctgcaaagacaagagcataggaggaggaggaggaggaggaggaggaggagttgaaAATGACTGATTAGTTTTTCTGTGATCAAATTTAAACAGATCAGGCAAACAAGAGGGTTGAATAACACTTCACACGGTCTGTGATTCACATGGTGATAATATTACTGCAGAACTTGTGTTCTTATATGTGCACTATGTATAATGTATGTACACTACATTTCTTTAATTACTTGCGGTTTACACGTGACATACTTAAATcatatcacgatacaatgattctgAGATAATGACTTCATTGCAAGACAGTCACATAGCGATACATCAGAACATCTGTCTGTGAAAAGATAAAAGTTTAGAGTGttttagagcgccttcatttattaaataaccAATCAATATTATATTGCATGAGAAAGGATcccgatatatcaccaaatcaatgtTTAAGAGGTAAGGTAACTTTTCACTGCTACCAGAAGTGACAGATATGACTTGCTGTTTTTGTGCAACACCAGGTGCAGATAAATAGGTAATATATAAGCCAGGCAACATGTAGATTCATCTCATTTATGGGATGTTTAGGGATAATTATTATTgtgcaaagtaaaaaaatagcCAAGGCAGCTATGTTATGGCAGCTATAAAGCCTCTTTTAAAAGAGCAAGATGTGCAGTATACAAAACCTACACACTTAAGCTCAAACACTGAATGTGTATTGTCCAAAGGAATATTGCAGAAAATTTGAGGTAGAGCGAGTAAAACTAATAACCAACAGCTTTCGGGTGGCTGGGTCTAACACGTCACATTCTTCTGAGCATGTAATCCCTCGTCATCGCCTACCAAAACATGGTCAGCGGTTCTGTTACATATTTGAGATTTTCTAAAAAATGAGTCCAGCTGAGACAGAGGTGTGAATTATTCATCAGTCCGTCCACATTTGTGCTGACAGTCCATCTCTCCTGCTCGCTGACGgctaaatgcacacacacacacacacacacacacacacactctcacttcaGCACTAATGGAGAAGCCTTTGCAGAGCCACCATCTCTgcctgcagagaagaaaagtACAAGCGTTTAACAGGCGGCGTTTGGCAGATAGAGAAATTCCAACGCACATCACTGCAGCTAGAGCACGTGAAgtggtaaccatggcaactgcatTGAGCAACCAGACCGAGACTTTAACAATATAAATCAGGCTTCACAAGTAGCTGGATGTGTCACTGGCTCGAGAGACCCTGTCCCCGGTCTCGGAGGGACAGGGGACAATTGATTTATCTTGTTAAAGTTATGTGTTTCCTGAGGCTTTGCAGCAATTACACTGACAGGGCTTCTATCATATGTGTGTGATGTATTACAG
It contains:
- the LOC122785051 gene encoding vesicle-fusing ATPase isoform X2, coding for MAARVVIFFKTMQAARCPTDELSLTNCAVVSEKDLQSGQHVTVKTTPNHKFAFTVKTHHTVAPGSIAFSLPQRKWAGLSIGQEVEVSNYTFDKSKQCIGAMTIEIDFLQKKSTDSSPYDSDKMAAEFIQQFNNQAFSVTQQLVFSFCDKLFGLVVKDIEAMDASILKGEAASAKKPQKIDVGLMVGNSQVIFEKAESSSLTLVGKAKTKEARQTIINPDWNFEKMGIGGLDKEFSDIFRRAFASRVFPPDIVEQMGCKHVKGILLFGPPGCGKTLMARQIGKMLNAREPKVVNGPEILNKYVGESEANIRKLFAEAEEEQKRLGANSGLHIIIFDELDAICKQRGTGASSTGVHDTVVNQLLSKIDGVEQLNNILVIGMTNRPDLIDDALMRPGRFEVKMEIGLPDEKGRVQILNIHTSKMRGYNLLAPDVDIIELAAETKNYSGAELEGLVRAAQSTAMNRHIKATSTVEVDMERAEKLQVTRTDFIGSLNNDIKPAFGTNQEDYSSYIMNGIIKWGDAVTHVMDDGELLVQQTKNSDRTPLVAVLLEGPPHSGKTALAAKIAEDSQFPFIKICSPDKMIGHSEISKCQAIKKVFDDAYKSQLSCVVVDDIERLLDYVPIGPRFSNMVLQALLVLLKKPPPKGRKLLIIGTTSRKDVLQEMEMLDAFSTTIHAPNISTGEQLVDALELLGSFTDKERAKIAQQLKGKRVWIGIKKLLVLIEMSLQMDQDYRVTKFLSLLRDEGADRSFYE
- the LOC122785051 gene encoding vesicle-fusing ATPase isoform X1, with amino-acid sequence MAARVVIFFKTMQAARCPTDELSLTNCAVVSEKDLQSGQHVTVKTTPNHKFAFTVKTHHTVAPGSIAFSLPQRKWAGLSIGQEVEVSNYTFDKSKQCIGAMTIEIDFLQKKSTDSSPYDSDKMAAEFIQQFNNQAFSVTQQLVFSFCDKLFGLVVKDIEAMDASILKGEAASAKKPQKIDVGLMVGNSQVIFEKAESSSLTLVGKAKTKEARQTIINPDWNFEKMGIGGLDKEFSDIFRRAFASRVFPPDIVEQMGCKHVKGILLFGPPGCGKTLMARQIGKMLNAREPKVVNGPEILNKYVGESEANIRKLFAEAEEEQKRLGANSGLHIIIFDELDAICKQRGTGASSTGVHDTVVNQLLSKIDGVEQLNNILVIGMTNRPDLIDDALMRPGRFEVKMEIGLPDEKGRVQILNIHTSKMRGYNLLAPDVDIIELAAETKNYSGAELEGLVRAAQSTAMNRHIKATSTVEVDMERAEKLQVTRTDFIGSLNNDIKPAFGTNQEDYSSYIMNGIIKWGDAVTHVMDDGELLVQQTKNSDRTPLVAVLLEGPPHSGKTALAAKIAEDSQFPFIKICSPDKMIGHSEISKCQAIKKVFDDAYKSQLSCVVVDDIERLLDYVPIGPRFSNMVLQALLVLLKKPPPKGRKLLIIGTTSRKDVLQEMEMLDAFSTTIHAPNISTGEQLVDALELLGSFTDKERAKIAQQLKGKRVWIGIKKLLVLIEMSLQMDQDYRVTKFLSLLRDEGALNEGDQIRI
- the LOC122785051 gene encoding vesicle-fusing ATPase isoform X3; its protein translation is MAARTMQAARCPTDELSLTNCAVVSEKDLQSGQHVTVKTTPNHKFAFTVKTHHTVAPGSIAFSLPQRKWAGLSIGQEVEVSNYTFDKSKQCIGAMTIEIDFLQKKSTDSSPYDSDKMAAEFIQQFNNQAFSVTQQLVFSFCDKLFGLVVKDIEAMDASILKGEAASAKKPQKIDVGLMVGNSQVIFEKAESSSLTLVGKAKTKEARQTIINPDWNFEKMGIGGLDKEFSDIFRRAFASRVFPPDIVEQMGCKHVKGILLFGPPGCGKTLMARQIGKMLNAREPKVVNGPEILNKYVGESEANIRKLFAEAEEEQKRLGANSGLHIIIFDELDAICKQRGTGASSTGVHDTVVNQLLSKIDGVEQLNNILVIGMTNRPDLIDDALMRPGRFEVKMEIGLPDEKGRVQILNIHTSKMRGYNLLAPDVDIIELAAETKNYSGAELEGLVRAAQSTAMNRHIKATSTVEVDMERAEKLQVTRTDFIGSLNNDIKPAFGTNQEDYSSYIMNGIIKWGDAVTHVMDDGELLVQQTKNSDRTPLVAVLLEGPPHSGKTALAAKIAEDSQFPFIKICSPDKMIGHSEISKCQAIKKVFDDAYKSQLSCVVVDDIERLLDYVPIGPRFSNMVLQALLVLLKKPPPKGRKLLIIGTTSRKDVLQEMEMLDAFSTTIHAPNISTGEQLVDALELLGSFTDKERAKIAQQLKGKRVWIGIKKLLVLIEMSLQMDQDYRVTKFLSLLRDEGALNEGDQIRI